Proteins from one Embleya scabrispora genomic window:
- a CDS encoding MFS transporter produces the protein MTTAPPEVAGSTGSPSAEAPHARRGLALALLAGAQLMIVLDATIVNIALPDMGKALDISETSLSWVMNAYMLTFGGLLLLGGRLGDLFGRRRLLALGLIVFTVASLLGGFAGNEAMLLASRALQGVGGAMVAPAVLSLVTTTFEEGPERNKAFGVYAAVSGMGSAVGLLMGGLLVEYLSWRWVMFVNVPIGIALVAALPLAIPDDAKTGEKAVWRGRLDIPGALTSTLGVTALVYGVIRAADKSWGDGLTIGSLALSAVLIAAFIVIELKVERPLMPMRLFRNRNRSASYVVMALAAGGMMGSFFFITLYMQLVAGYSPIRSGLAYLPLCAGVMVSAQFTSVMLPKIGPRVLLTVGPVLAAVGLFYYAMLDVDSGYVTGLLPAMIIFGLGMGLIFVAIMATAVAGIAPEDAGIGSAMLNVTQQVGGAVAIAVLTTIYSSAKDDKLRDEVAKLGGKAPDLHAIKAALTEGYTAGFMTAGILLAVAAVIAVAVLRVDKSELPAETTGGLH, from the coding sequence ATGACGACGGCACCTCCCGAGGTGGCCGGTTCGACCGGATCCCCGTCCGCCGAGGCGCCGCACGCGCGTCGCGGACTGGCCCTGGCCCTGCTCGCAGGGGCCCAGTTGATGATCGTGCTCGACGCGACCATCGTGAACATCGCCCTTCCCGACATGGGCAAGGCGCTCGACATCAGCGAAACATCGCTCTCCTGGGTGATGAACGCCTACATGCTGACCTTCGGCGGCCTGCTGCTGCTCGGTGGTCGACTCGGTGACCTGTTCGGCCGACGCCGGCTCCTGGCGCTCGGCCTGATCGTGTTCACGGTCGCGAGCCTGCTCGGCGGGTTCGCCGGCAACGAGGCCATGCTGCTCGCCTCGCGCGCCCTCCAGGGCGTGGGCGGCGCGATGGTGGCCCCCGCGGTCCTGTCGTTGGTGACCACCACCTTCGAGGAAGGCCCGGAACGCAACAAGGCGTTCGGCGTCTACGCCGCGGTGTCGGGCATGGGTTCGGCGGTCGGCCTGCTCATGGGCGGCCTGCTCGTGGAGTACCTGTCCTGGCGCTGGGTCATGTTCGTCAACGTGCCGATCGGCATAGCCCTGGTGGCCGCGCTGCCGCTGGCCATCCCGGACGACGCGAAGACCGGCGAGAAGGCCGTCTGGCGCGGCCGGTTGGACATCCCCGGCGCGCTCACCTCCACCCTCGGTGTCACCGCGCTGGTCTACGGCGTGATCCGGGCCGCGGACAAGAGCTGGGGCGACGGGCTGACCATCGGCTCGCTGGCCCTGTCGGCGGTGCTGATCGCCGCCTTCATCGTGATCGAGCTCAAGGTCGAGCGACCGCTCATGCCGATGCGGCTGTTCCGCAACCGCAACCGCTCCGCCAGCTACGTGGTGATGGCGCTCGCCGCCGGCGGCATGATGGGTTCGTTCTTCTTCATCACCCTCTACATGCAGCTCGTCGCGGGCTACTCGCCGATCAGGTCCGGTCTCGCCTATCTCCCGCTGTGCGCGGGCGTGATGGTCTCGGCCCAGTTCACCAGCGTGATGTTGCCGAAGATCGGCCCGCGGGTGCTGCTGACCGTGGGTCCGGTCCTGGCCGCGGTCGGCCTGTTCTACTACGCGATGCTCGACGTCGACTCGGGCTACGTCACCGGCCTGCTGCCCGCGATGATCATCTTCGGTCTGGGCATGGGCCTGATCTTCGTCGCGATCATGGCCACCGCGGTGGCCGGCATCGCCCCGGAGGACGCGGGCATCGGATCCGCGATGCTCAACGTCACCCAGCAGGTGGGCGGCGCCGTGGCGATCGCGGTGCTGACCACGATCTACTCCAGCGCCAAGGACGACAAGCTGCGGGACGAGGTGGCCAAGCTCGGCGGCAAGGCCCCGGACCTGCACGCGATCAAGGCCGCCCTCACCGAGGGCTACACGGCGGGCTTCATGACCGCCGGCATCCTGCTCGCCGTCGCCGCAGTGATCGCCGTCGCGGTACTGCGGGTCGACAAGTCGGAGCTGCCCGCCGAGACCACCGGCGGTCTGCACTAG
- a CDS encoding FecCD family ABC transporter permease, with translation MPSNIDLAAPRAAPARPAEPVRHGAGRRVTVAAVLLAALAIVVFASLAIGAKTVPLADVLHALGGSRAGDAVIVRDLRVPRTFLGLLVGLSLGVAGAVAQDITRNPLGDPGLIGVSAGAACAVAASIGLLGLTSPYQYVWFAFLGGAVAGLLAYLVGGTGYGGATPAKLALAGAAVSALLDAFTNALVLLDVRTLDQYRFWAVGSLAGRDTDLGVRLLPFVAVGLLLALGLCGRLNALALGDDLASTLGVKVGATRALGALAVILLAGAAVAAAGPITFVGLVVPHVVRAFTGPDARWLVPCSGLAGATLTIGADVVGRVVARPGELEVGVVTAILGAPFLIALVKRGKLKEHAR, from the coding sequence GTGCCTTCGAACATCGATCTCGCCGCTCCACGCGCGGCTCCCGCCCGGCCGGCGGAGCCCGTCCGCCACGGCGCCGGCCGCCGGGTCACGGTGGCGGCCGTACTGCTCGCGGCCCTGGCGATCGTGGTGTTCGCGTCGCTCGCCATCGGAGCCAAGACCGTTCCACTCGCGGACGTCCTGCACGCCCTCGGCGGCAGTCGTGCGGGGGACGCGGTCATCGTTCGGGACCTGCGCGTGCCGCGTACGTTCCTCGGCCTGCTCGTGGGCCTCTCGCTCGGCGTGGCGGGCGCGGTCGCGCAGGACATCACCCGAAACCCGCTCGGCGACCCCGGGCTGATCGGGGTCAGCGCGGGGGCGGCCTGCGCGGTCGCCGCGAGCATCGGCCTGCTCGGACTGACCAGCCCTTACCAGTACGTGTGGTTCGCCTTCCTCGGCGGCGCGGTCGCGGGCCTGCTCGCCTACCTCGTCGGCGGCACCGGATACGGCGGCGCCACCCCGGCCAAACTCGCCCTCGCCGGTGCCGCCGTGAGCGCGCTGCTCGACGCGTTCACCAACGCGCTCGTGCTCCTGGACGTACGCACCCTCGACCAGTACCGCTTCTGGGCGGTCGGCTCGCTGGCCGGGCGCGACACCGATCTCGGCGTGCGCCTGCTGCCGTTCGTGGCCGTCGGGCTGCTCCTGGCCCTGGGCCTGTGCGGGCGGCTCAACGCCCTCGCCCTGGGCGACGACCTCGCCTCGACCCTCGGCGTCAAGGTCGGCGCCACCCGCGCGCTCGGCGCCCTCGCGGTCATCCTGCTCGCCGGTGCCGCGGTCGCCGCGGCCGGCCCGATCACCTTCGTCGGCCTGGTCGTTCCGCATGTGGTGCGGGCCTTCACCGGCCCGGACGCGCGCTGGCTCGTACCGTGTTCCGGCCTCGCGGGCGCGACCCTGACCATCGGCGCCGACGTCGTCGGCCGAGTGGTGGCGCGCCCCGGCGAACTCGAGGTGGGCGTGGTCACCGCGATCCTCGGCGCGCCGTTCCTGATCGCGCTGGTCAAGCGCGGCAAGCTCAAGGAGCACGCCCGATGA
- a CDS encoding serine/threonine-protein kinase: MDPLKPGDPGVVGRYRLSARLGRAGLGTVFLGRAPGGEQVAVKLVRSDLAADKKFLERFRTDMAAAREVEGTHVAHVLDADADGTPPWLVVEHVAGPSLEAAVEAHGAFPERTLRALGAGLAEGLAAVHEAGLTHRDLKPANVLLAADGPRVADYALARALGAAGLNRTGVVEIPALPAPEQVTGGSIGPAIDVFALGGVLCHAAGVAPFGTGSAAELAQRVVRETPDLTELPDWLREIVADCLKKRPTARPAAADLVARFAAADPAADWLPKATAALLATHAAEAASASAKRVEIPDADEADTVEPGDANGLDGSDPAAETAEVAASAALATPAAAPPAVAASGAKATGKTKPGTGTAAARKADDEADRPDAAADGTEAKPAGPAAKGTKAKPGVPAPADNDGDADDATPVTTPAIRGAKPGRPTAAASSAADTPEDDATPVAGAAARGNRTGRAKPTPKPDSDTEAPEDDATPAARSGKPTRPASEPSSDPNDADDDATPVATPAARSGKSKPTRPATKAGSDTDDAQDDATPAATPAARSRKPAKPATEAGSGTDGAEDDATAPVTVPAARDGKPKGEAGAKGAPKAAGVADDDATTPVAVPAGRAPAADPAPPAPGSGKPEGGYDGGEPVKVPVVRRGDNAESVKVPRKPDGPAPAGAGAETVKVEHPAASPAGATSVLPAPAPPAAAPPLPTATPAAAATAAPQPGAGLPFPLGLTEQRPTTEQRPAEPLLWHAVIALLGVTAVGIGLFRLTDSAWRDAQNMILGMVLPGISVLAGLAGLGTLVLAVIDARKPTAQGAPPYGATPRQHPTEADSHR, from the coding sequence ATGGATCCGCTGAAGCCGGGCGATCCCGGGGTTGTCGGGCGGTACCGACTGTCGGCCCGACTCGGTCGGGCCGGCCTGGGGACCGTGTTCCTCGGTCGAGCACCCGGTGGTGAGCAGGTCGCGGTCAAGCTGGTGCGGTCGGACCTGGCGGCCGACAAGAAGTTCCTCGAACGATTCCGTACGGACATGGCGGCCGCGCGCGAGGTCGAGGGCACGCATGTCGCCCACGTCCTGGACGCCGATGCCGACGGTACGCCGCCGTGGCTGGTGGTCGAGCATGTCGCCGGCCCGTCCCTGGAGGCGGCCGTCGAGGCGCACGGGGCGTTTCCGGAGCGGACGTTGCGCGCGCTGGGCGCCGGGTTGGCCGAGGGCCTGGCGGCCGTGCACGAGGCGGGTCTGACGCACCGTGACCTAAAGCCGGCGAACGTCCTGCTCGCCGCCGACGGGCCCCGGGTGGCGGACTACGCGCTGGCCCGGGCGCTGGGTGCGGCCGGGTTGAACCGGACCGGCGTGGTGGAGATACCGGCGCTGCCGGCGCCGGAGCAGGTCACCGGCGGATCCATCGGTCCGGCGATCGACGTCTTCGCCCTCGGCGGTGTGCTCTGCCATGCGGCGGGCGTGGCGCCGTTCGGCACGGGGTCGGCCGCCGAACTGGCCCAGCGGGTGGTCCGGGAGACGCCGGACCTGACCGAACTCCCGGACTGGCTGCGCGAGATCGTCGCCGACTGCCTGAAGAAGCGGCCCACCGCGCGACCTGCCGCGGCCGACCTGGTGGCCCGCTTCGCGGCGGCCGACCCGGCGGCGGACTGGCTGCCGAAGGCGACGGCGGCCCTGCTCGCGACCCACGCGGCGGAGGCGGCGTCGGCCTCGGCCAAGCGGGTGGAGATACCGGACGCCGACGAGGCGGACACGGTGGAACCGGGCGACGCGAACGGCTTGGACGGTTCGGACCCGGCGGCGGAGACGGCCGAGGTAGCGGCGTCGGCCGCGCTCGCGACACCCGCGGCCGCACCGCCGGCCGTTGCGGCCTCCGGGGCCAAGGCGACCGGGAAGACGAAGCCGGGCACCGGCACGGCGGCGGCCCGGAAGGCGGACGACGAGGCGGATCGGCCCGATGCGGCGGCCGACGGCACCGAGGCGAAGCCTGCTGGACCGGCGGCCAAGGGCACGAAGGCGAAGCCGGGCGTCCCGGCGCCGGCCGACAACGACGGCGACGCGGACGACGCGACTCCCGTAACCACCCCGGCAATCCGCGGCGCCAAGCCCGGCAGGCCCACGGCAGCCGCGAGTTCCGCCGCGGACACTCCCGAGGACGACGCAACGCCCGTTGCCGGCGCGGCGGCACGAGGCAACAGGACCGGCAGGGCCAAACCCACCCCGAAGCCGGATTCCGACACGGAAGCCCCCGAGGACGACGCCACCCCGGCGGCGCGGAGCGGCAAACCCACCAGGCCCGCCAGCGAGCCGAGTTCGGACCCGAACGACGCCGACGACGACGCAACCCCGGTTGCCACCCCGGCGGCGCGGAGCGGCAAGTCCAAGCCCACCAGGCCCGCCACCAAAGCAGGTTCGGACACGGACGACGCCCAGGACGACGCAACTCCTGCGGCCACCCCGGCGGCGCGAAGCCGCAAGCCCGCCAAGCCCGCCACCGAGGCAGGTTCGGGCACGGACGGCGCCGAGGACGACGCGACCGCTCCCGTGACCGTGCCCGCCGCCCGCGACGGCAAGCCGAAGGGCGAGGCCGGGGCGAAGGGTGCGCCGAAGGCCGCCGGGGTCGCGGACGACGACGCGACCACCCCCGTGGCGGTGCCCGCCGGCCGCGCGCCGGCCGCCGATCCCGCGCCGCCCGCGCCCGGGTCGGGCAAGCCGGAGGGGGGCTACGACGGCGGCGAGCCGGTCAAGGTGCCGGTCGTGCGGCGCGGCGACAACGCCGAGTCGGTCAAGGTCCCGCGCAAGCCCGACGGTCCCGCACCGGCGGGGGCCGGGGCCGAGACGGTCAAGGTGGAGCACCCGGCCGCGAGCCCGGCCGGCGCGACCTCGGTGCTGCCCGCCCCCGCGCCACCGGCCGCCGCACCGCCGCTCCCGACCGCGACCCCCGCAGCCGCCGCGACGGCTGCCCCGCAACCGGGCGCCGGCCTGCCCTTCCCGCTCGGACTTACCGAGCAGCGCCCCACCACCGAGCAGCGCCCGGCCGAACCGCTGCTCTGGCACGCGGTGATCGCGCTGCTCGGCGTGACCGCCGTCGGAATAGGGCTGTTCCGGCTCACCGACTCCGCCTGGCGCGACGCCCAGAACATGATCCTGGGCATGGTGCTCCCCGGCATCTCGGTACTGGCCGGCCTCGCCGGCCTGGGCACGCTGGTCCTCGCCGTCATCGACGCCCGCAAGCCCACCGCCCAGGGCGCACCCCCGTACGGCGCCACCCCTCGGCAGCACCCCACCGAGGCGGACTCACACCGCTAG
- a CDS encoding TetR/AcrR family transcriptional regulator, with protein sequence MSTGVRAGHVETALLVTDYRQRPRKRGVTLERAITEAVLAELGERGYAGLTFEGVATRAGTGKSALYRRWPDKVGMVADAISATLPDPESLSFPGALRGDLIVYLGAIARSMLGPLGLGTRMLCGELSRHHEFAEMWEQRVVGPWTALLTEVIADAIARGEARQGALAPECVLTGPTFLCQRFTVSGVPMTDAEIESLVDNALIPMLAFRD encoded by the coding sequence GTGAGCACTGGAGTACGCGCCGGTCACGTCGAGACAGCCCTGCTGGTCACCGACTACCGACAGCGCCCCCGCAAGCGCGGCGTCACGCTGGAGCGGGCGATCACCGAGGCCGTGCTCGCCGAGCTGGGCGAACGCGGCTATGCGGGCCTCACCTTCGAGGGCGTCGCGACCCGCGCCGGAACCGGCAAGTCGGCGCTGTACCGGCGCTGGCCGGACAAGGTGGGCATGGTGGCCGACGCGATCTCCGCGACGCTGCCCGACCCGGAATCCCTGTCCTTCCCGGGCGCGTTGCGCGGCGACCTGATCGTCTACCTGGGAGCCATCGCGCGCAGCATGCTCGGCCCGCTGGGCCTGGGGACGCGCATGTTGTGCGGCGAACTGAGCCGACACCACGAGTTCGCCGAGATGTGGGAGCAGCGCGTGGTCGGCCCGTGGACGGCGCTGCTGACCGAGGTGATCGCCGACGCCATCGCCCGGGGCGAGGCCCGCCAGGGCGCGCTGGCCCCGGAGTGCGTGCTGACCGGGCCCACGTTCCTGTGCCAGCGCTTCACCGTCTCGGGCGTGCCGATGACCGACGCCGAGATCGAATCCCTGGTGGACAACGCGCTGATCCCGATGCTGGCGTTTCGCGACTGA
- a CDS encoding ABC transporter ATP-binding protein, with amino-acid sequence MTAGALDTTGLSGRGLRLGYGDRVVADDLDLHIPAGKVTALVGPNACGKSTALRALARLLKPAAGVVHLDGSDIADLPGRELALRLALLPQTPSAPDGISVRDLVARGRTPHQRWWRQWSSADEAVVDRALEVTGAAALADRSIDELSGGQRQRVWIAMALAQDTEVLLLDEPTTYLDLAYQVDVLELVADLNRTDGRTVVMVLHELNHACRYADHLVAMRAGRVVAAGPPADIVTPELVHEVFDLRTSVIPCPVSGVPLVIPLGGRREIAEPPAKA; translated from the coding sequence ATGACCGCCGGCGCACTCGACACCACCGGACTGTCCGGCCGCGGCCTGCGGTTGGGCTACGGCGACCGCGTCGTCGCCGACGACCTCGACCTGCACATTCCCGCCGGCAAGGTCACCGCGCTCGTCGGCCCCAACGCGTGCGGCAAGTCCACCGCGCTGCGCGCCCTGGCCCGCCTGCTCAAGCCGGCGGCCGGCGTCGTCCATCTGGACGGGAGCGACATCGCCGACCTGCCCGGCCGCGAACTCGCCCTGCGGCTGGCCCTGTTGCCGCAGACGCCGAGCGCACCCGACGGGATCTCCGTGCGCGACCTCGTCGCCCGCGGCCGTACGCCCCACCAGCGCTGGTGGCGGCAGTGGTCCTCGGCCGACGAAGCCGTGGTCGACCGGGCCCTCGAGGTCACCGGCGCCGCCGCCCTCGCCGATCGTTCCATCGACGAACTCTCCGGCGGCCAGCGGCAACGCGTGTGGATCGCGATGGCGCTCGCCCAGGACACCGAGGTACTCCTGCTCGACGAGCCCACGACCTACCTCGACCTCGCCTACCAGGTGGACGTGCTCGAACTCGTCGCCGACCTCAACCGCACCGACGGGCGCACCGTCGTGATGGTCCTGCACGAGTTGAACCACGCGTGCCGCTACGCCGACCATCTCGTCGCGATGCGCGCCGGCCGGGTCGTGGCGGCGGGTCCGCCCGCCGACATCGTCACCCCCGAACTGGTCCACGAGGTGTTCGACCTGCGCACGTCGGTCATCCCGTGCCCGGTCTCGGGCGTCCCGCTGGTGATCCCCCTGGGCGGTCGCCGGGAGATCGCCGAGCCGCCCGCCAAGGCGTAG
- the pucL gene encoding factor-independent urate hydroxylase translates to MAIVLGPNRYGKAEVRVARVTRTTATEHELCDLDVSISLSGDLADTRLRGDNARVVPTETMRAVVYAFAQDRPLPSTEEFGLRLAGHFVDAHASIDTARVRLLERPWVRIAGTHGPHPHAWTRAAGARCAGVVHGPEGVEVCSGLADVAVLKSTGSEFHGFATDRYTTLAPTRDRILATTVRARWRHRRDGDAPADWDASFRAARDTLLRTFADTHSLSLQQSLYTMGEAVPAEQEHPAEYA, encoded by the coding sequence ATGGCGATCGTTCTGGGGCCGAATCGATACGGCAAGGCGGAGGTGCGCGTGGCCCGGGTGACCCGGACCACCGCGACCGAGCACGAACTGTGCGATCTCGACGTCTCGATCTCCCTGTCCGGCGACCTCGCCGACACCCGTCTGCGCGGCGACAACGCCCGGGTGGTGCCCACGGAGACGATGCGCGCCGTGGTGTACGCCTTCGCCCAGGACCGACCGCTGCCCTCGACCGAGGAGTTCGGCCTGCGCCTGGCCGGACACTTCGTCGACGCGCACGCCTCGATCGACACCGCGCGGGTGCGCCTGCTCGAACGCCCCTGGGTCCGGATCGCCGGCACGCACGGTCCGCACCCGCACGCGTGGACCCGGGCGGCGGGGGCGCGCTGCGCCGGGGTCGTGCACGGGCCGGAGGGCGTCGAGGTCTGCTCCGGCCTGGCGGACGTGGCCGTGCTCAAGTCCACCGGATCCGAGTTCCACGGCTTTGCGACGGACCGCTACACGACGCTCGCGCCGACCCGGGACCGGATCCTGGCCACCACCGTGCGGGCGCGTTGGCGCCATCGCCGCGACGGCGACGCGCCGGCCGACTGGGACGCCTCGTTCCGCGCCGCCCGGGACACCCTGCTGCGCACCTTCGCCGACACGCACAGCCTTTCGCTCCAGCAGAGCCTGTACACGATGGGCGAGGCGGTCCCGGCGGAGCAGGAGCACCCGGCCGAGTACGCCTGA
- a CDS encoding FecCD family ABC transporter permease: MRVELGPVGVSVRPRVAIVTTTLLAVIACGLVASVSIGTYSIPVRDVVDSLLGVGSGDADLIVRELRLPRALTALLVGLAFGLAGAVFQAVTRNPLAGPDLIGISAGASAGAVGTILLGGVTSAGAASFGAVPFGALAGALLTAALIYVMAFRGGTITGYRFVLVGLAMHGVLMALTRWMLARADIDQASRAMVWLTGSLNGRDYAHVRWVGLALLVLVPLTLALARPYQLLQFDDDTALSLGMPLHRARIALLVVATCLAAVAAASAGPVAFVALGAPQIARRLTGTAGIPLIASGLVGAATLLAADLAARLAFSPTELPVGIVTGAVGAPYLMWLLARTNRAGKGG; encoded by the coding sequence ATGAGAGTCGAACTCGGCCCCGTCGGCGTGTCCGTACGCCCGCGCGTCGCGATCGTCACCACCACGCTGCTCGCGGTCATCGCGTGCGGCCTGGTCGCGTCGGTGTCCATCGGCACCTACTCCATCCCGGTCCGCGACGTCGTCGACTCGCTGCTCGGCGTCGGCTCCGGCGACGCCGACCTGATCGTGCGCGAACTACGGCTGCCGCGCGCCCTCACCGCACTGCTCGTCGGCCTCGCGTTCGGCTTGGCCGGGGCCGTCTTCCAGGCCGTCACCCGCAATCCGCTGGCCGGACCCGACCTGATCGGCATCTCCGCCGGCGCGAGCGCGGGCGCGGTCGGCACGATCCTGCTCGGCGGCGTCACCTCGGCGGGCGCCGCGTCCTTCGGCGCCGTGCCCTTCGGCGCCCTCGCCGGGGCGCTGCTCACCGCGGCCCTGATCTACGTGATGGCCTTTCGCGGCGGCACCATCACCGGCTACCGCTTCGTACTGGTCGGCCTGGCCATGCACGGCGTGCTGATGGCGCTGACCCGCTGGATGCTCGCGCGCGCCGACATCGACCAGGCGTCGCGGGCCATGGTGTGGCTCACCGGCAGCCTCAACGGGCGCGACTACGCGCACGTGCGCTGGGTGGGCCTGGCGCTGCTGGTCCTGGTGCCGCTCACGCTCGCGCTGGCCCGCCCCTACCAACTCCTCCAGTTCGACGACGACACCGCGCTCAGCCTGGGCATGCCGCTGCACCGGGCCCGGATCGCGCTGCTCGTGGTGGCCACGTGCCTGGCGGCGGTGGCGGCGGCCTCGGCCGGACCGGTCGCCTTCGTCGCGCTCGGCGCACCCCAGATCGCCCGCCGCCTGACCGGCACCGCCGGCATCCCGCTGATCGCGAGCGGACTGGTCGGCGCCGCGACCCTGCTCGCCGCCGACCTGGCCGCCCGACTCGCCTTCTCGCCCACCGAGTTGCCGGTGGGCATCGTCACCGGCGCGGTCGGCGCCCCGTATCTGATGTGGCTGCTCGCCCGAACCAACCGGGCCGGAAAGGGAGGCTGA
- a CDS encoding ABC transporter substrate-binding protein — protein sequence MLTLGRRRRRARLGLAALAIALTAGLTACGEGSDDKAEGAGGSTAASSGGAASTASFPRTITHDKGTTTIKEKPKRVVALDNSLVEAVAGLDVPLVGGIGSYRDQKGFPARLGDAVKNTKDVGPLDSPNLEQIALLKPDLIVSATVRHDQLYAQLAKIAPTVFVKTTGPTWKDNVKLVGRALGEDDKAGAKLTAYETRAKKIGDAINTKANKPTVSIVRFVDGPTRIYLSKTFSGIILSDMGLARPENQRDPEKFNIELSEEQIGQADADHIFMTTFSGGEERKNKFLANPLWQRLKAVQAGHVYEVKDESWMTAVSLQGADVILDDLARTFGVDPAK from the coding sequence ATGCTCACGCTCGGACGCCGCAGACGGCGCGCCCGTCTCGGCCTCGCCGCACTCGCCATCGCGCTGACGGCGGGCCTGACCGCATGCGGCGAGGGCTCGGACGACAAGGCCGAGGGCGCCGGCGGGTCCACGGCGGCGTCCTCCGGCGGGGCCGCCTCCACGGCCTCCTTCCCGCGCACCATCACGCACGACAAGGGCACCACCACGATCAAGGAGAAGCCCAAGCGGGTCGTGGCGCTCGACAACAGCCTCGTCGAGGCGGTCGCCGGCCTCGACGTCCCGCTGGTCGGCGGCATCGGCTCCTACCGCGACCAGAAGGGCTTCCCGGCCCGCCTCGGCGACGCGGTGAAGAACACCAAGGACGTCGGCCCGCTGGACAGCCCCAACCTCGAACAGATCGCGCTGCTCAAGCCCGACCTGATCGTCTCCGCGACCGTGCGACACGACCAGCTCTACGCCCAGTTGGCCAAGATCGCGCCGACCGTCTTCGTCAAGACCACCGGCCCGACCTGGAAGGACAACGTCAAGCTCGTCGGCCGGGCGCTCGGCGAGGACGACAAGGCCGGCGCCAAGCTCACCGCCTACGAGACGCGCGCCAAGAAGATCGGCGACGCGATCAACACGAAGGCGAACAAGCCGACGGTGTCCATCGTGCGCTTCGTGGACGGCCCGACGCGCATCTACCTGAGCAAGACGTTCAGCGGCATCATCCTGAGCGACATGGGCCTGGCCCGCCCCGAGAACCAGCGCGACCCCGAGAAGTTCAACATCGAACTCAGCGAGGAGCAGATCGGGCAGGCCGACGCCGACCACATCTTCATGACCACCTTCTCCGGCGGCGAGGAGCGCAAGAACAAGTTCCTGGCCAACCCGCTGTGGCAGCGCCTGAAGGCGGTACAGGCCGGGCACGTGTACGAGGTCAAGGACGAGAGCTGGATGACCGCGGTGTCCCTCCAGGGCGCGGACGTGATCCTGGACGACCTGGCCCGCACGTTCGGGGTCGACCCGGCGAAGTAA